One region of Myxococcus fulvus genomic DNA includes:
- a CDS encoding thioesterase II family protein translates to MTLPSPWLRHAEGTAPPSARLLCLGHAGGGASSFNGWRAVLPDWLELVKVQLPGREDRRDTPPCERMEEVLPGLFAQVRALLDLPLVIYGHSMGALIAFELSSELRRQEEPPPLALFISGRRAPHKPLRPAHELHTLPELELVDRLHALGGIPPGLLGTAKRREYYLPTIRADLALSDEYAYRREPPLPFPLHTFIGEHDNLVVREDWEAWSELAGGTFTRRVLPGGHFFGKEGQAVLITSIVEGVRATLSASTPTPMRSAS, encoded by the coding sequence ATGACCCTCCCCTCACCCTGGCTGCGCCACGCGGAGGGCACGGCGCCGCCCTCGGCGCGCCTGTTGTGCCTGGGCCACGCGGGCGGCGGCGCCTCCAGCTTCAACGGCTGGCGCGCCGTCCTGCCCGACTGGCTGGAGCTGGTGAAGGTCCAGCTCCCGGGCCGCGAGGACCGCAGGGACACGCCTCCGTGTGAGCGGATGGAAGAGGTCCTGCCTGGGTTGTTCGCCCAGGTGCGCGCGCTCCTGGACCTGCCCCTGGTCATCTACGGGCACAGCATGGGCGCGCTCATCGCCTTCGAGCTTTCGAGCGAGCTGCGCCGCCAGGAGGAGCCCCCGCCGCTGGCGCTCTTCATCTCCGGCCGCCGCGCGCCGCACAAGCCGCTGCGGCCCGCGCACGAGCTGCACACGCTGCCGGAGCTGGAGCTGGTGGACCGGCTCCACGCACTGGGCGGAATCCCTCCGGGGCTGCTCGGTACCGCGAAGCGTCGCGAGTACTACCTGCCCACCATCCGCGCGGACCTCGCCCTGTCGGACGAGTACGCGTACCGCCGGGAGCCTCCGCTGCCGTTCCCGCTGCACACGTTCATCGGCGAGCACGACAACCTGGTGGTCCGCGAGGACTGGGAGGCCTGGTCCGAACTGGCGGGAGGAACCTTCACCCGGCGGGTGCTCCCGGGCGGCCACTTCTTCGGCAAGGAGGGCCAGGCCGTGCTCATCACCTCCATCGTGGAGGGCGTCCGCGCGACGCTGTCCGCGTCCACTCCCACGCCAATGAGGTCCGCATCATGA
- a CDS encoding WbqC family protein: protein MPGSPGVVVAEQPHYLPWVDFYEQTARADTLLVLDNVQWLRRGWQRRTRVALPANVPTPPPTEPGFQWLSIPLEDPHRDTLIADLAVDSRQPWARKHLDKLVTLYGRRPHFATQVLPLLEPFYDGVATEAGPGSLLRVLLASTALFHAPLGLSPRILLASTLEKQGDEKSARLVEYCRQLQAHTYYSGLGSSLYLQVGLFRSADVRVLWQRFRHPPYEQGRDGRFVQGMSIVDVLSNVPLDEVRRWLEPSPWGPFAPAPPEER from the coding sequence GTGCCGGGCAGTCCAGGAGTCGTCGTCGCCGAGCAACCCCACTACCTGCCCTGGGTGGACTTCTACGAGCAGACGGCGCGCGCGGACACGTTGCTGGTGCTCGACAACGTGCAATGGCTCCGGCGCGGCTGGCAGCGAAGGACGCGCGTGGCGCTGCCCGCCAACGTGCCCACACCTCCGCCCACCGAGCCCGGCTTCCAATGGCTGTCCATTCCGCTGGAGGACCCACATCGCGACACACTCATCGCCGACCTGGCGGTGGACTCGCGTCAGCCCTGGGCGCGCAAGCACCTGGACAAGCTGGTGACGCTGTACGGGCGGCGGCCCCATTTCGCCACCCAGGTGCTCCCGTTACTGGAGCCCTTCTATGACGGCGTGGCGACGGAGGCGGGCCCCGGCTCGCTCCTGAGGGTGTTGCTCGCGAGCACCGCCCTCTTCCACGCGCCGCTGGGACTGTCGCCGCGCATCCTGCTGGCCTCCACGCTGGAGAAGCAGGGCGACGAGAAGTCGGCGCGGCTGGTGGAGTACTGCCGACAGCTCCAGGCTCACACGTACTACTCGGGGCTGGGCTCGTCGCTGTACCTCCAGGTGGGGCTGTTCCGGAGCGCGGACGTGCGCGTGCTGTGGCAGCGCTTCCGCCACCCGCCCTACGAGCAGGGGCGCGACGGGCGCTTCGTGCAGGGGATGTCCATCGTCGACGTGCTGTCCAACGTCCCGCTGGACGAGGTGCGCCGGTGGTTGGAGCCCTCGCCGTGGGGCCCCTTCGCGCCGGCGCCCCCCGAGGAGCGCTGA
- a CDS encoding acyl carrier protein: protein MEAKAHDAASIQSWCINYVARILDTAPGNINPNVEVERLGLDSSTAVALIMSLEEHLGIELMPELLFEYPTLASISKHLATKLPAAAGGA from the coding sequence ATGGAAGCCAAGGCTCATGACGCGGCGTCGATTCAGTCGTGGTGCATCAACTACGTGGCGAGGATTCTCGACACAGCTCCGGGCAACATCAATCCCAACGTGGAGGTGGAGCGCCTGGGCCTGGACTCGTCCACGGCCGTGGCGTTGATCATGTCCCTGGAAGAGCATCTGGGCATCGAGCTGATGCCGGAGCTGCTCTTCGAGTACCCCACCCTGGCGTCCATCTCCAAGCACCTGGCCACGAAGCTGCCCGCCGCGGCGGGAGGCGCGTGA
- a CDS encoding class I SAM-dependent methyltransferase translates to MFNQTHKALAQHLKPLVKSAARNFIHRLEPWLGTPPAAAPAPAAPAPDLTSAVWTLPDRPLTVALPPVAELLREKHGGESLTQVAKGLFGDDGTVQTGLLQALSEEQLQAYVAADTSPLPPMQERAHYFGEQHVSYWLNGLSDYLFLKGLLKSAGIDPEGHFRFLDFACSSGRVLRHFLAHAPKAEVFGSDIYSNAIRWMNRYLSPKGFFFQTAIVPTLPIPDASIDLIFCGSVFTHMDEFEESWLMEFRRVLKPGGVAFISLHTERTWDAMAKDAGHPIRRHLLEHPYRSLESDTQPVPSAWFDQPMPSERVVLRYMPSPFHNIHTFYKADYIRTKWARFFEVRELLQKVHGAHQDGVVLIKR, encoded by the coding sequence ATGTTCAATCAAACACACAAAGCGTTGGCCCAGCATCTCAAGCCCCTGGTGAAGTCCGCGGCCCGCAACTTCATCCATCGCCTGGAGCCCTGGCTGGGGACGCCTCCCGCGGCGGCGCCCGCCCCCGCCGCTCCCGCTCCGGACCTCACCAGCGCCGTCTGGACGTTGCCGGACAGGCCCCTGACGGTGGCGCTCCCACCCGTCGCGGAGCTGCTCCGCGAGAAGCACGGCGGTGAGTCGCTCACCCAGGTCGCCAAGGGCCTCTTCGGCGACGACGGGACCGTCCAGACCGGCCTGCTCCAGGCGCTCTCCGAGGAGCAGCTCCAGGCCTACGTCGCTGCGGACACCTCCCCGCTTCCTCCCATGCAGGAGCGCGCCCACTACTTCGGCGAGCAGCACGTCAGCTACTGGCTCAATGGCCTGAGCGACTACCTGTTCCTGAAGGGACTTCTGAAGTCGGCGGGCATCGACCCGGAGGGACACTTCCGCTTCCTCGACTTCGCCTGCTCGTCGGGCCGGGTGCTGCGCCACTTCCTCGCGCATGCCCCCAAGGCGGAGGTTTTCGGCTCGGACATCTACTCGAACGCCATCCGGTGGATGAACCGGTACCTGTCACCGAAGGGCTTCTTCTTCCAGACGGCCATCGTCCCGACGCTGCCCATCCCCGACGCGTCCATCGACCTCATCTTCTGTGGCTCGGTCTTCACGCACATGGATGAGTTCGAGGAGTCGTGGCTGATGGAGTTCCGCCGCGTCCTCAAGCCGGGCGGCGTCGCGTTCATCTCCCTGCACACGGAGCGCACCTGGGACGCCATGGCCAAGGACGCGGGCCACCCCATCCGGCGCCACCTCCTCGAGCATCCGTATCGCAGCCTGGAGTCAGACACCCAGCCCGTGCCCTCGGCGTGGTTCGACCAGCCGATGCCTTCCGAGCGGGTGGTGCTGCGCTACATGCCCTCGCCCTTCCACAACATCCACACCTTCTACAAGGCGGACTACATCCGGACGAAGTGGGCGCGCTTCTTCGAGGTCCGCGAGCTGCTCCAGAAGGTCCATGGCGCGCACCAGGACGGTGTCGTGCTCATCAAGCGCTAG
- a CDS encoding ATPase, producing the protein MTLFRRPSPPTAGESSDDSSRSATPTETPAQSDIPSPVLSSPPRARGGLTGAGPALGERRPGAPMRPQPPPSDDPEFPTERRTAQPGQGAERRPPQQAGGLPSVIVSNQEGAARRPPSAAPGSPERRPQAAAPSGGAFGGAERRTVPPPAYGGPERRSAVTGSRRALESGGPGAPDRFWPTQPRDLSETGLTATFVEELVLKALFFAGEMRGMDLASRLQLPTSIVDDIIEGLRRQKYVDIRGGGASGVGKSTMIYQLTPFVTDVLRQITDRNRYNGPAPVPFQEYVAAVKRQTVRGNRITRARMQDKFGDLIIRDYIYDGIGPAMNSGRAIFFYGPPGNGKTAICQGMVNCFDGDIFIPHAILIDDFVVRVFDSNLHKPVEEEGAPSYDRRWVRCRRPLVVVGGELTLEMLDLVYSPEVKYYEAPFQMKASNGMLLIDDFGRQKVSPKDLLNRWIVPLESDIDMLTLHTGKKLQVPFDVFAAFSTNLDPSALVDDAFLRRVRYKLEVQRPDEEQFHQIFEVMCRKRGVAYNANAVDYLIEQHYRPTQRPFAACQPRDLLDQVIDMSHYMGQEPRLDPALLDAAVRSYFVRFDKPAESTAASAG; encoded by the coding sequence ATGACCCTGTTCAGGAGGCCGTCCCCCCCGACGGCGGGCGAGTCGAGCGACGATTCGAGTCGCAGCGCCACCCCCACGGAGACGCCCGCGCAGTCCGACATCCCCAGCCCGGTCCTCAGCTCACCCCCGCGCGCCCGCGGCGGGTTGACCGGCGCGGGCCCCGCGCTCGGCGAGCGCAGGCCCGGCGCTCCCATGCGACCCCAGCCGCCGCCCTCGGATGATCCGGAGTTCCCCACCGAGCGGCGCACCGCCCAGCCGGGCCAGGGTGCCGAGCGCCGTCCTCCGCAGCAGGCCGGCGGGCTCCCGTCCGTCATCGTGTCCAACCAGGAGGGCGCCGCCCGCCGTCCTCCCTCCGCCGCCCCGGGCTCCCCGGAGCGCCGTCCCCAGGCCGCGGCCCCGAGCGGCGGTGCCTTCGGGGGCGCCGAGCGCAGGACGGTGCCGCCGCCGGCCTACGGAGGCCCGGAGCGCCGGTCCGCCGTCACCGGCTCGCGTCGCGCGCTCGAGTCGGGCGGCCCGGGGGCTCCGGACCGCTTCTGGCCCACGCAGCCCCGCGACCTGTCCGAGACGGGGCTCACGGCCACGTTCGTCGAGGAGCTGGTGCTCAAGGCGCTGTTCTTCGCCGGCGAGATGCGCGGGATGGACCTGGCCAGCCGCCTGCAACTGCCCACGTCCATCGTCGACGACATCATCGAGGGCCTGCGCCGCCAGAAGTACGTGGACATCCGCGGCGGCGGCGCGTCCGGCGTGGGCAAGTCGACGATGATCTACCAGCTCACGCCCTTCGTCACGGACGTGCTCCGGCAGATCACGGACCGCAATCGCTACAACGGCCCGGCGCCCGTGCCCTTCCAGGAGTACGTGGCGGCGGTGAAGCGGCAGACGGTGCGCGGCAATCGCATCACCCGCGCGCGGATGCAGGACAAGTTCGGCGACCTCATCATCCGCGACTACATCTACGACGGCATCGGTCCGGCGATGAACTCCGGGCGCGCCATCTTCTTCTACGGGCCGCCGGGCAATGGAAAGACAGCCATCTGCCAGGGCATGGTGAACTGCTTCGACGGGGACATCTTCATCCCCCACGCCATCCTCATCGACGACTTCGTGGTGCGAGTCTTCGACAGCAACCTCCACAAGCCCGTGGAGGAGGAGGGCGCCCCCTCGTACGACAGGCGCTGGGTGCGCTGCCGACGGCCGCTCGTCGTCGTGGGCGGTGAGCTGACGCTGGAGATGCTCGACCTCGTCTACTCGCCGGAGGTGAAGTACTACGAGGCCCCGTTCCAGATGAAGGCCAGCAACGGGATGCTCCTCATCGACGACTTCGGCCGGCAGAAGGTCTCCCCCAAGGACCTGCTCAACCGGTGGATCGTCCCGCTGGAGAGCGACATCGACATGCTCACCCTGCACACCGGCAAGAAGCTGCAGGTGCCCTTCGACGTGTTCGCCGCCTTCTCCACCAACCTGGACCCCAGCGCGCTCGTGGACGACGCCTTCCTGCGTCGCGTCCGCTACAAGCTGGAGGTGCAGCGCCCGGACGAGGAGCAGTTCCACCAAATCTTCGAGGTGATGTGTCGCAAGCGCGGCGTGGCCTACAACGCCAACGCGGTCGACTACCTCATCGAGCAGCACTACCGGCCCACCCAGCGTCCCTTCGCGGCCTGCCAGCCGCGAGACCTGCTGGACCAGGTCATCGACATGTCCCACTACATGGGGCAGGAGCCGCGCCTGGACCCGGCGCTGCTGGACGCCGCCGTGCGCAGCTACTTCGTGCGCTTCGACAAACCGGCGGAGAGCACCGCGGCCTCCGCGGGCTGA
- a CDS encoding carbon-nitrogen hydrolase family protein produces MSKLIVGLIQVNARNEMAPNISFIEEQARKALAAGANFVMTPENSTLLGANHEDTLSKVVAEEHHPGLMSAKGLAKEHGVWFLIGSIHVKVEGERCANRSYVIDPEGRVVAWYDKIHMFDAELPNGERYRESSVFRPGERAVVARTPWGGLGMGICYDMRFGHLQRALARAGATLLTLPSSFTVPTGSAHWHVLLRARAIETGCFVFAPAQVGLHAGGRRTYGHSLVVSPWGEVLADAGGDSPGFVTAEIDLARVEEARRALPSLGHDRAFRGPEVLES; encoded by the coding sequence ATGTCGAAGCTCATCGTCGGCCTCATCCAGGTGAATGCGCGCAATGAAATGGCGCCAAATATTTCGTTCATCGAGGAGCAGGCGCGCAAGGCATTGGCGGCCGGCGCGAACTTTGTGATGACGCCGGAGAACTCCACGCTCCTAGGGGCAAACCACGAGGATACATTGTCGAAGGTGGTGGCAGAGGAACACCACCCCGGGCTGATGTCGGCGAAGGGCCTGGCGAAGGAGCATGGTGTCTGGTTTTTGATTGGCTCCATCCACGTCAAGGTGGAGGGCGAGCGGTGCGCCAATCGCTCCTATGTCATCGACCCGGAGGGGCGGGTGGTGGCCTGGTATGACAAGATTCACATGTTCGACGCGGAGTTACCCAACGGCGAGCGCTACCGCGAGTCCTCTGTCTTCAGGCCGGGCGAGCGCGCGGTGGTGGCCCGCACGCCCTGGGGTGGGCTGGGAATGGGCATCTGCTACGACATGCGCTTCGGGCACCTGCAGCGCGCGCTGGCCCGTGCGGGCGCGACGCTGTTGACGCTGCCGTCCTCCTTCACCGTGCCCACGGGGAGCGCACACTGGCACGTGCTGCTGCGGGCTCGCGCCATCGAGACCGGCTGCTTCGTGTTCGCGCCCGCACAGGTGGGGCTCCACGCGGGAGGTCGGCGCACGTACGGGCACTCGTTGGTGGTGAGCCCCTGGGGCGAGGTGCTGGCGGACGCGGGCGGGGACTCGCCGGGCTTCGTGACGGCGGAGATCGACCTGGCGCGCGTGGAGGAGGCGCGCCGGGCGCTCCCGTCGCTGGGGCATGATCGGGCCTTCCGGGGGCCGGAGGTCCTGGAGTCGTAG
- a CDS encoding DUF6209 family protein, with the protein MKHILTLFTLPLLFVASAAAAQGAPVISFHADWTLAQSRTLVAGDAVQVAYDTGRLPQCRLTLPDGTPGWSLTGHYRVNGGPEGSFDVAGQPTAGALPVVSLPAEGTLALWFRVASPGCEHYDSHFGSNFQFAVRAAGTAPTPTWVFQEGWLEYTVGTVKAGQPFVVDYDIDRLPECRLLYNGAPTWEVWVHYRFDNGVTGSQSVTQVSGYSRYAVPVTLTAPAGARAVTLWFENWDRGYCRRWDSLHGQNYRLALQP; encoded by the coding sequence TTGAAACACATCCTGACGCTGTTCACCCTGCCCCTGCTGTTCGTCGCCAGCGCCGCCGCGGCCCAGGGCGCGCCCGTCATCTCCTTCCACGCCGACTGGACGCTCGCCCAGTCCCGCACGCTGGTCGCGGGCGACGCGGTGCAGGTGGCCTACGACACGGGCCGGCTGCCGCAGTGCCGGCTCACCCTCCCGGATGGCACGCCGGGCTGGAGCCTCACCGGGCACTACCGCGTCAACGGCGGCCCCGAGGGCAGCTTCGACGTCGCGGGCCAGCCCACCGCCGGCGCGCTTCCCGTGGTGTCACTGCCCGCGGAGGGCACGCTGGCGCTGTGGTTCCGCGTCGCGAGCCCCGGCTGCGAGCACTACGACTCCCACTTCGGCTCCAACTTCCAGTTCGCCGTGCGCGCGGCGGGCACCGCGCCGACGCCGACGTGGGTGTTCCAGGAGGGCTGGCTCGAGTACACGGTGGGCACCGTGAAGGCGGGACAGCCCTTCGTGGTGGACTACGACATCGACCGGCTGCCCGAGTGCCGCCTGCTCTACAACGGCGCGCCCACGTGGGAGGTCTGGGTGCACTACCGCTTCGACAACGGCGTCACCGGCAGCCAGAGCGTCACGCAGGTCAGCGGCTACTCGCGCTACGCCGTCCCGGTCACGCTCACCGCGCCCGCGGGGGCCCGCGCCGTGACGCTGTGGTTCGAGAACTGGGACCGCGGCTACTGCCGCCGCTGGGACTCCCTGCACGGACAGAACTACCGCCTCGCACTGCAGCCGTAA
- a CDS encoding prolyl hydroxylase family protein, translating into MGALTPVEGAGGILEFPDALTDTQALLDLAREPDGWQPTANASVTDKHANMRTLEMTLPALAPYRALVEGRLLDAANTRWGLALREHLPQAHLVRYEPGQMYPPHFDHLGTPERFFTVIGYLNDDYQGGATVFPDLDLRIEPRAGKVAVFPSHYCHYPADVTSGTKYVAVTFLLGRRPGPRVFRLPTPRP; encoded by the coding sequence ATGGGCGCGCTCACCCCCGTGGAGGGTGCGGGCGGCATCCTCGAGTTCCCCGACGCGCTGACGGACACCCAGGCCCTGCTGGACCTGGCGCGCGAGCCGGACGGCTGGCAGCCCACGGCGAACGCGTCCGTCACGGACAAGCACGCGAACATGCGCACCCTGGAGATGACGCTTCCGGCGCTCGCGCCCTACCGTGCGCTGGTGGAGGGCCGTCTGCTCGACGCGGCGAACACGCGGTGGGGCCTGGCGTTGCGCGAGCACCTGCCCCAGGCGCACCTGGTCCGCTACGAGCCCGGGCAGATGTACCCGCCGCACTTCGACCACCTGGGCACCCCGGAGCGCTTCTTCACCGTCATCGGGTACCTCAACGACGACTACCAGGGCGGCGCCACCGTGTTCCCGGACCTGGACCTGCGCATCGAGCCGCGCGCGGGGAAGGTCGCCGTCTTCCCCTCGCATTACTGCCACTACCCGGCGGACGTCACCTCCGGCACCAAGTACGTGGCCGTCACCTTCCTGCTCGGAAGGCGCCCCGGCCCCCGCGTGTTCCGGCTGCCGACGCCCCGGCCCTGA
- a CDS encoding SAM-dependent methyltransferase produces the protein MGSPARVDEAPTGTAAALREREGDKYGGSQEGIQAHYDHDARFWELVLGPTMTYSCALFEDPDEPLERAQIRKIDWHLASANVANARTVLDVGCGWGSVLRHTSARPSVERTVGLTLSPLQADYLRSLNLPRVEVRVENWATHEPARPYDSIISVGALEHFAKREETPEEKVAVYADFLARCHKWLTPSGRLSLQTIAFGDMRREDASDFMNREIFPDSDLPFLGEIVAAAEGLFEIVAFRNDRLHYARTYDRWATNLRRHREEAVKLVGEETVARTERYFKLTSMGFRLGKQHLLRFMLRPISPHWSVNGADHWGPRGS, from the coding sequence ATGGGCAGCCCCGCTCGGGTCGACGAAGCGCCCACCGGCACCGCCGCCGCGCTCCGGGAGCGAGAGGGCGACAAGTACGGCGGCTCGCAGGAGGGCATCCAGGCGCACTACGACCACGACGCGCGCTTCTGGGAGCTGGTCCTCGGTCCGACGATGACCTACTCCTGCGCGCTCTTCGAGGACCCGGACGAGCCGCTGGAGCGGGCGCAGATCCGGAAGATCGACTGGCACCTGGCGAGCGCCAACGTGGCCAACGCGCGCACGGTGCTCGACGTGGGGTGCGGCTGGGGCTCGGTGCTGCGGCACACCTCCGCGCGCCCCTCCGTGGAGCGCACGGTGGGCCTCACGCTCAGCCCGCTGCAGGCCGACTACCTGCGCTCGCTGAACCTGCCCCGGGTGGAGGTGCGGGTGGAGAACTGGGCCACGCACGAGCCCGCCCGGCCCTACGACTCCATCATCTCCGTGGGCGCGCTGGAGCACTTCGCCAAGCGCGAGGAGACGCCCGAGGAGAAGGTCGCCGTCTACGCGGACTTCCTCGCGCGCTGCCACAAGTGGCTCACGCCCTCCGGCCGGCTCTCTCTGCAGACCATCGCCTTCGGGGACATGCGGCGCGAGGACGCCAGTGACTTCATGAACCGGGAGATCTTCCCGGACTCGGACCTGCCCTTCCTCGGTGAAATCGTCGCCGCGGCCGAGGGCCTGTTCGAGATCGTCGCCTTCCGCAACGACAGGCTCCACTACGCGCGCACCTACGACCGGTGGGCCACCAACCTGCGCCGTCACCGCGAGGAGGCGGTGAAGCTCGTCGGGGAGGAGACGGTGGCGCGCACGGAGCGCTACTTCAAGCTCACCTCCATGGGCTTCCGCCTGGGCAAGCAGCACCTGCTGCGCTTCATGCTGCGGCCCATCTCGCCCCACTGGTCCGTCAACGGCGCCGACCACTGGGGACCCCGGGGCTCCTGA
- a CDS encoding acyl-CoA desaturase yields MSNALDVDGLEGDGREGKARRLAIESPFLRRMQRRHFFLFNVGPLLGTLAAVGWAFVRPIGALELGLFGVMWLITGLGVSAGYHRFFTHRSFKAPTPVRVALAIMGSMAALGPVISWAAMHRRHHRLADRPGDMHSPNLHGADFGGRVRGLVHAHFTWMLQHEYPNIVHYVPDLLEDRAIVRASRHYQTWVVLGLLVPTAIGALVTRTWEGALAGFLWGGVVRMFVVAQSISALNSILHTLGSRPFQLKDNSRNNPLLGMLIWGEGWHHNHHAFPRSASFALAWYRVDLSYWFIRLLEKLGLATNVIVPTPEQKEARRARAAIKDSNAHLQRNEATHGSQGS; encoded by the coding sequence ATGTCCAACGCACTCGACGTGGACGGCTTGGAGGGCGACGGTCGGGAGGGCAAAGCCAGACGCCTGGCGATTGAGAGCCCCTTCCTCCGTCGGATGCAGCGCAGGCACTTCTTCCTGTTCAACGTGGGCCCGCTGCTCGGGACGCTCGCGGCGGTGGGCTGGGCCTTCGTGCGGCCCATCGGCGCGCTGGAGTTGGGGTTGTTCGGGGTGATGTGGCTCATCACCGGCCTGGGCGTGTCGGCGGGCTACCACCGCTTCTTCACGCACCGGTCCTTCAAGGCGCCCACGCCCGTGCGCGTGGCGCTCGCCATCATGGGGAGCATGGCGGCGCTGGGGCCCGTCATCTCCTGGGCGGCCATGCACCGGCGCCACCACCGGCTGGCGGACCGCCCCGGGGACATGCACTCGCCCAACCTGCATGGCGCGGACTTCGGAGGCCGGGTGCGCGGGCTGGTCCACGCGCACTTCACGTGGATGCTCCAGCACGAGTACCCGAACATCGTGCACTACGTGCCCGACCTCTTGGAGGACCGGGCCATCGTCCGCGCCTCGCGCCACTACCAGACGTGGGTGGTGCTGGGGCTCCTCGTGCCGACGGCCATCGGCGCCCTGGTGACGAGGACCTGGGAGGGCGCGCTCGCGGGCTTCTTGTGGGGAGGCGTGGTGCGGATGTTCGTGGTGGCGCAGTCCATCTCCGCGCTGAACTCCATCCTGCACACGCTGGGCTCCCGGCCCTTCCAGTTGAAGGACAACAGCCGCAACAACCCGCTGTTGGGGATGCTCATCTGGGGCGAGGGCTGGCACCACAACCACCACGCGTTCCCCCGGTCCGCCTCGTTCGCCCTGGCCTGGTACCGGGTGGACCTCTCCTACTGGTTCATCCGCCTGCTCGAGAAGCTCGGGCTGGCCACGAACGTCATCGTCCCCACGCCAGAGCAGAAGGAAGCACGCCGCGCCCGCGCGGCCATCAAGGACAGCAACGCCCACCTACAGAGGAACGAAGCGACCCATGGAAGCCAAGGCTCATGA